From the Streptomyces nigrescens genome, one window contains:
- a CDS encoding DUF969 domain-containing protein, producing MIVLLGVLVVVIGFATKRNPLLVVGVAGIATGLLGGLSPGKVLAAFGEGFAGSRAVTIFAITLPVIGLLERYGLQEQARNLIARFARLTTGRFLALYLGLRQIGAAVGLTNVFGHAQTVRPLAVPMAEGAAERKYGKLPDRTREKVRSFSASADNVGLFFGEDVFLAVGSILLITGFVNTTYGTHLEPLQLALWAIPTAVCAFVVHGWRLLRLDRQLERELLTANVRDTAAVEAAQ from the coding sequence ATGATCGTGCTCCTCGGCGTGCTCGTGGTCGTGATCGGCTTCGCCACGAAACGCAATCCCTTGCTGGTCGTGGGGGTGGCCGGCATCGCGACCGGCCTCCTCGGAGGGCTGTCGCCGGGCAAGGTGCTCGCCGCGTTCGGCGAAGGCTTCGCCGGCAGCCGGGCGGTGACGATCTTCGCGATCACCCTCCCGGTCATCGGCCTCCTGGAGCGCTACGGCCTCCAGGAGCAGGCCCGTAACCTCATCGCGCGGTTCGCCAGGCTCACCACGGGCCGCTTCCTCGCGCTCTACCTGGGGCTGCGGCAGATCGGCGCGGCAGTCGGGCTGACCAATGTTTTCGGCCACGCCCAGACCGTCCGCCCGCTGGCCGTCCCGATGGCCGAAGGTGCCGCCGAGCGGAAATACGGCAAACTCCCGGACCGGACACGGGAGAAGGTCCGTTCGTTCTCCGCCAGCGCGGACAATGTCGGCCTCTTCTTCGGCGAGGACGTCTTCCTCGCCGTCGGCTCGATCCTGCTGATCACCGGCTTCGTCAACACCACCTACGGCACCCACCTCGAACCGCTGCAGCTCGCGCTGTGGGCGATCCCCACCGCCGTGTGCGCCTTCGTGGTCCACGGCTGGCGACTGCTGCGCCTGGACCGCCAGTTGGAACGCGAACTGCTCACCGCAAACGTCCGCGACACCGCCGCAGTGGAGGCCGCCCAGTGA
- the pcp gene encoding pyroglutamyl-peptidase I, with amino-acid sequence MTRVLLTGFAPFDGESTNPSWQAVRAAADAPPAGIEVSAVELPCIYGASIAVLRAAIEETRPEIVVCVGQAGGRPDITVERVALNVDDARIPDASGAEPIDEAIVPGGPAAYFSTLPIKACVAAVRAAGLPASVSNTAGTFVCNHVFYGLAHLIATELPDVRGGFVHVPYTPEQVVDRAEPSLPADAAARALREIALTAARTRTDIRVAGGATH; translated from the coding sequence ATGACCCGGGTACTGCTGACCGGATTTGCACCCTTCGACGGCGAATCCACCAACCCCTCCTGGCAGGCGGTCCGCGCCGCCGCGGACGCACCGCCCGCCGGTATCGAGGTGTCCGCCGTCGAACTGCCCTGCATCTACGGAGCGTCGATCGCGGTGCTGCGCGCCGCGATCGAGGAGACCCGCCCCGAGATAGTGGTGTGCGTCGGCCAGGCGGGCGGCCGGCCCGACATCACCGTCGAACGCGTCGCCCTCAACGTCGACGACGCCCGGATCCCCGATGCCTCGGGCGCCGAACCCATCGACGAGGCGATCGTGCCCGGCGGCCCCGCCGCGTACTTCTCCACCCTGCCGATCAAGGCATGTGTGGCGGCCGTCCGCGCCGCCGGACTGCCCGCCTCCGTCTCCAACACCGCGGGCACCTTCGTCTGCAACCACGTCTTCTACGGCCTCGCCCACCTCATCGCGACCGAACTGCCCGATGTACGCGGCGGATTCGTCCACGTCCCCTACACACCGGAGCAGGTCGTCGACCGCGCCGAGCCGTCGCTCCCGGCCGACGCGGCCGCCCGGGCCCTGCGTGAGATCGCCCTCACCGCCGCGCGCACCCGCACCGACATCCGCGTCGCCGGCGGGGCCACCCACTGA
- a CDS encoding DUF979 domain-containing protein: protein MIKAEWFYWLVGLSFLVMAAQMVTDRSNPKRFGTGAFWGLIGAGFIYSSWVVTKQAPAEPLGVAVLVMACLAGFGFTGRGTPRTTTPEQRAASAAKLGNRLFVPALTIPVVAMACAIGVKHVTIGGEPLLQEGSETILGLGIGAVVALVVGMIILREKRISVPVQSGRSMLEAMGWAMLLPQMLATLGAIFQVSGVGDQVGKLATSVLPEDSLYIAVVVYCVGMFAFTMIMGNAFAAFPVMTAAVGWPVLVGHFDGNPAAVLAIGMLAGFCGTLVTPMAANFNIVPAALLELKDQYGPIKAQLPTAGVLLGCNIVIMALFAF from the coding sequence GTGATCAAGGCAGAGTGGTTCTACTGGCTGGTGGGCCTCAGCTTCCTGGTGATGGCCGCCCAGATGGTCACCGACCGCAGCAACCCCAAGCGCTTCGGCACCGGCGCCTTCTGGGGCCTGATCGGCGCCGGCTTCATCTACAGCAGCTGGGTCGTCACCAAGCAGGCACCGGCCGAGCCCCTGGGCGTCGCGGTGCTGGTCATGGCCTGTCTGGCCGGCTTCGGCTTCACCGGACGCGGCACCCCGCGCACCACCACCCCTGAGCAGCGCGCCGCCAGCGCCGCCAAGCTCGGCAACCGGCTGTTCGTCCCGGCGCTCACCATCCCGGTCGTCGCGATGGCCTGCGCCATCGGCGTCAAGCACGTGACCATCGGGGGCGAGCCGCTCCTCCAGGAGGGCAGCGAGACCATCCTGGGCCTCGGTATCGGAGCCGTCGTCGCCCTCGTCGTCGGCATGATCATCCTCCGCGAGAAGCGGATCTCGGTGCCGGTGCAGTCCGGCCGTTCCATGCTGGAGGCGATGGGCTGGGCCATGCTGCTGCCGCAGATGCTGGCCACGCTGGGCGCCATCTTCCAGGTCTCCGGCGTCGGCGACCAGGTCGGCAAGCTCGCCACCTCCGTCCTGCCCGAGGACTCGCTCTACATCGCGGTCGTCGTCTACTGCGTGGGCATGTTCGCCTTCACCATGATCATGGGCAATGCCTTCGCCGCCTTCCCCGTGATGACCGCGGCCGTCGGCTGGCCCGTCCTGGTCGGGCACTTCGACGGCAACCCCGCCGCCGTGCTGGCCATCGGCATGCTCGCCGGATTCTGCGGGACCCTCGTGACCCCCATGGCCGCCAACTTCAACATCGTCCCGGCGGCGCTGCTGGAGCTGAAGGACCAGTACGGGCCCATCAAGGCACAGCTGCCCACTGCGGGTGTGCTGCTCGGCTGCAACATCGTGATCATGGCGCTGTTCGCCTTCTGA
- a CDS encoding GntR family transcriptional regulator: protein MSGGVAKNDQGRLTEVSGLERDRPLLGRSSTAERVADILRDRITEGYFPPGARLSEESIGGALGVSRNTLREAFRLLTHERLLVHELNRGVFVRVVTVEDLEDIYRVRTLVECAAVRGLGQGPYGAGVTEAIAAIEAAVQAGEAASADREWQALSTANIRFHQGIVALAGSPRTDELMRGVLAELRLVFHVMADPRRFHAPYLTRNRQIVEALQAGDAAEAERLLLSYLEDSRSQLSGAYAQRIAEG, encoded by the coding sequence ATGTCCGGCGGAGTGGCGAAGAACGATCAGGGGCGGCTCACCGAGGTCTCGGGCCTGGAGCGGGACCGCCCCCTGCTGGGCCGCTCCAGCACGGCCGAGCGGGTCGCCGACATCCTGCGCGACCGGATCACCGAGGGCTACTTCCCGCCCGGCGCCCGGCTCTCCGAGGAGAGCATCGGGGGTGCGCTGGGCGTCTCGCGCAACACGCTGCGGGAGGCGTTCCGGCTGCTGACCCATGAGCGGCTGCTGGTGCACGAGCTCAACCGCGGGGTGTTCGTCCGGGTGGTGACGGTCGAGGACCTGGAGGACATCTACCGGGTGCGCACCCTCGTGGAGTGCGCGGCGGTACGGGGGCTGGGGCAGGGCCCCTACGGAGCCGGTGTGACCGAGGCCATCGCGGCGATCGAGGCCGCCGTGCAGGCCGGCGAGGCCGCCTCGGCGGACCGGGAGTGGCAGGCGCTGTCCACGGCCAACATCCGCTTTCACCAGGGCATCGTGGCCCTGGCGGGCAGCCCGCGCACGGATGAGCTGATGCGCGGCGTGCTCGCCGAACTCCGGCTGGTCTTCCATGTCATGGCCGACCCCCGGCGTTTCCACGCACCCTATTTGACCCGTAATCGCCAGATTGTCGAGGCGCTGCAGGCGGGGGATGCCGCCGAGGCCGAGCGGCTGTTGCTGTCCTATCTGGAGGACTCGCGCAGCCAGCTGTCGGGGGCGTACGCGCAGCGCATCGCCGAGGGGTGA
- a CDS encoding LamB/YcsF family protein has translation MSERSMGVPPVIDLNADLGEGFGRWQLTDDEALLSVVTSANVACGFHAGDPATMRRVCELAAERGVVIGAQVSYRDLAGFGRRAMDVPPDELAAEIAYQIGALEVFARAAGARVGYVKPHGALYNRCVHDAEQARAVIDGIRTAGGGLPVLGLPGSQLHEAAREARLPVVGEAFADRAYTPEGTLVPRREPGAVIHDPDEVVKRALGMARDHTVTARDGRRVGITARSLCLHGDTPGAADLARRVRSELTAAGVHVRSFV, from the coding sequence ATGAGCGAGCGCAGCATGGGGGTCCCTCCCGTCATCGACCTCAACGCCGACCTCGGGGAAGGCTTCGGCCGCTGGCAGCTCACCGACGACGAGGCGCTGCTCTCCGTCGTCACCAGCGCCAATGTGGCCTGTGGCTTCCACGCCGGCGACCCGGCCACGATGCGCCGGGTGTGCGAACTGGCCGCCGAGCGCGGTGTGGTCATCGGCGCCCAGGTCTCCTACCGCGATCTGGCCGGCTTCGGCCGCCGCGCGATGGACGTCCCGCCGGACGAGCTGGCCGCCGAGATCGCCTACCAGATCGGTGCCCTGGAGGTCTTCGCGCGCGCCGCCGGTGCCCGCGTCGGCTACGTCAAACCCCATGGCGCGCTCTACAACCGCTGTGTCCACGACGCGGAGCAGGCCCGCGCCGTCATCGACGGCATCCGCACCGCGGGCGGCGGGCTGCCGGTCCTCGGCCTGCCCGGCTCCCAGCTGCACGAGGCCGCCCGGGAGGCCCGACTCCCCGTCGTCGGCGAGGCGTTCGCCGACCGCGCCTACACCCCCGAGGGCACTCTGGTACCGCGCCGTGAACCGGGCGCGGTGATCCACGACCCCGACGAGGTCGTCAAGCGCGCCCTCGGGATGGCCCGCGACCACACGGTCACCGCCCGCGACGGCCGGCGCGTGGGCATCACGGCCCGTTCGCTGTGTCTGCACGGCGACACCCCCGGAGCCGCGGACCTCGCCCGGCGGGTCCGGTCCGAGCTGACCGCGGCCGGCGTCCACGTACGGAGCTTCGTATGA